A DNA window from Maribellus comscasis contains the following coding sequences:
- a CDS encoding helix-turn-helix domain-containing protein, which translates to MNVFQFPEQKLIEKFRNVISHQPGEIEWPNVVVTASKKKYQKSVFESSFTIFANIKGTVNLQTNKRNLKICEQTFYLCNPFESFRYEIDSEEETDTFNIHLNYNFYTKAKNAFLSSNEELLDNPSKQETSFSFNNQLHYRDLNFNRLIQSYQEKEEETFMIELFQHCLMLDVGEKGRRLNIPVAKKSTKEELAGRMAVAKDYLFSNYNDAQLSVASLSALVSMSRFHFLRIFKNVYGVSPYQYLKGMRIEKAKYLIQKTDMSIDEVAYAVGFQESTALYPVLKKELKQTPREYRKENRNFQ; encoded by the coding sequence ATGAATGTATTTCAGTTTCCAGAACAAAAGTTGATTGAAAAATTTCGGAATGTAATTTCGCATCAGCCGGGTGAAATTGAGTGGCCTAATGTTGTTGTAACTGCTTCAAAGAAGAAATATCAAAAATCTGTTTTTGAAAGTTCATTTACAATTTTTGCCAATATAAAAGGCACCGTAAATCTGCAAACAAACAAAAGAAACCTCAAAATTTGTGAACAAACTTTTTATCTGTGCAACCCCTTCGAATCGTTTCGTTATGAAATTGATTCAGAGGAAGAGACAGATACTTTTAATATTCACTTGAACTATAATTTCTACACAAAAGCCAAAAATGCATTTTTAAGTTCAAATGAGGAGTTGTTGGACAATCCCTCCAAACAAGAAACAAGCTTTAGTTTTAACAATCAACTGCATTACCGGGATTTGAATTTTAATCGTTTAATTCAGTCATATCAGGAAAAGGAGGAGGAAACATTTATGATTGAGTTATTCCAACATTGTCTGATGTTAGACGTCGGGGAAAAGGGGAGACGTTTAAATATTCCGGTTGCAAAAAAATCAACCAAAGAAGAATTGGCCGGAAGAATGGCTGTTGCCAAAGATTATCTTTTTAGCAACTACAATGACGCTCAGCTTTCTGTTGCTTCTCTTTCAGCATTGGTTTCGATGTCCCGTTTCCATTTTTTACGAATATTTAAAAATGTATATGGAGTGTCTCCCTATCAATATTTAAAAGGAATGAGAATTGAGAAAGCAAAGTATCTCATTCAGAAAACCGACATGTCAATTGACGAAGTTGCTTATGCTGTTGGATTTCAGGAGTCCACAGCTTTGTATCCTGTTTTGAAAAAGGAATTGAAACAGACACCCCGGGAATACAGAAAGGAAAATCGCAATTTTCAATAG
- a CDS encoding MBL fold metallo-hydrolase — translation MKIQLIRNATVKIYFGGKVWLVDPFFANERSLPPFAGKTKNPTVPLPISIREILEDVDYVVITHLHPDHFDEKAQEEIPKSVPFVVQKADSEKIKTFGFEAIEIQHERVLDNVRISRVDAQHGEGEILKVMGDVSGYVLEDSKNEVLYITGDTIWCDKVKRTVDRFSPSVVICNAGGNVFLPENHPFKEYISLEHAYKVIMDEKQVLQLLNYKKDTAVVTVHVGALDHETVSRKELRQFLKNNDVSGNRYHVPEDGEIITFCSH, via the coding sequence ATGAAAATTCAGTTAATAAGAAATGCAACGGTAAAGATTTATTTCGGTGGAAAAGTGTGGTTGGTTGATCCTTTTTTTGCGAATGAGAGAAGTTTGCCTCCTTTTGCAGGCAAGACAAAGAACCCAACCGTTCCGCTTCCCATTTCTATTCGTGAAATATTAGAAGATGTGGATTACGTGGTGATTACACATTTACACCCGGATCATTTTGATGAGAAAGCACAGGAAGAGATACCAAAATCGGTGCCGTTTGTTGTTCAAAAAGCCGACTCTGAAAAAATTAAAACGTTTGGATTTGAAGCAATTGAAATTCAACACGAAAGAGTTTTGGATAATGTCAGGATCTCAAGAGTCGATGCACAGCATGGTGAAGGAGAGATACTAAAAGTAATGGGCGATGTTTCAGGATACGTTTTAGAAGATTCAAAAAACGAAGTTTTGTACATTACCGGAGATACAATTTGGTGCGATAAAGTAAAAAGAACAGTGGACAGGTTTTCTCCCAGCGTCGTTATTTGTAATGCCGGAGGAAATGTTTTTTTGCCTGAAAACCATCCATTTAAAGAATATATCTCGCTGGAGCATGCATACAAGGTTATTATGGATGAAAAACAGGTTCTGCAGTTGCTGAATTATAAAAAAGATACAGCTGTTGTAACTGTTCATGTCGGAGCGTTGGATCACGAAACAGTTTCACGTAAAGAACTGAGGCAGTTCCTGAAGAATAACGATGTAAGTGGCAATAGATATCATGTGCCAGAAGACGGAGAAATTATAACGTTTTGCTCGCATTAG
- a CDS encoding efflux RND transporter periplasmic adaptor subunit: MKPALTQTFTLRIFISIVISTFVFSCKDSTPDETQSEHDALPEEKNLVETTVIQRENFTREIVSNGKLAAIQKAELYFENQGIIETIPVKNGQTVQRGATLSTLQNDDYKFSFEKAKVGLESAEIEKMDDLLSMGYKDVEEKDVPQDHLRIANIRSGYNQAVLDFEEAERVLKNATLKAPFSGKVEGVKQKPYEKVNQSEPFCTLISDKQFTIEFPLLETEFGEVQVGQQVTVIPVAGAKSTKGEITEINPRIDENGLVWIKAEVDNPGGYLEGMNVKVSIKKAIPDQLVVPKQAVVLRQNREVLFRYTGGIAYWTYINVLDENENQYSVEAAEGAALEPGDTVIVSNNLNLAHESEVEME; the protein is encoded by the coding sequence ATGAAACCTGCTCTAACGCAAACTTTTACTCTAAGAATTTTTATCTCGATAGTTATAAGCACCTTTGTTTTTTCCTGTAAAGACAGCACACCGGATGAAACACAATCTGAACACGATGCACTTCCTGAAGAGAAGAACCTCGTGGAAACCACGGTTATTCAACGTGAAAATTTTACACGTGAAATTGTAAGTAACGGAAAACTCGCCGCCATTCAGAAAGCAGAATTGTATTTCGAGAATCAGGGTATCATTGAAACGATTCCAGTAAAAAACGGACAAACGGTTCAGCGGGGCGCAACCCTGTCAACACTTCAAAATGATGATTATAAATTTTCATTTGAAAAAGCAAAAGTGGGTTTGGAAAGTGCGGAGATCGAAAAAATGGATGATTTGCTAAGTATGGGATATAAAGATGTAGAGGAAAAAGATGTTCCGCAGGATCATTTGCGAATTGCCAATATCAGGTCGGGCTATAACCAGGCAGTACTGGATTTTGAAGAGGCTGAGCGGGTGCTGAAAAATGCAACTTTAAAAGCTCCCTTTTCGGGGAAAGTAGAAGGAGTGAAACAAAAACCATATGAAAAAGTAAATCAGTCGGAGCCGTTTTGTACTTTAATTAGCGACAAACAATTTACCATTGAATTTCCGTTGCTTGAAACTGAATTTGGAGAAGTTCAGGTGGGGCAGCAGGTTACGGTAATTCCTGTTGCAGGTGCAAAATCAACAAAAGGAGAAATTACTGAAATCAATCCGCGTATTGATGAAAACGGGCTGGTGTGGATAAAGGCAGAAGTAGATAATCCGGGAGGTTATCTTGAAGGAATGAATGTAAAAGTTAGCATTAAGAAAGCTATTCCTGATCAACTGGTAGTTCCAAAGCAGGCAGTGGTATTGCGCCAGAACCGCGAAGTACTTTTCCGCTACACCGGTGGAATTGCTTACTGGACATATATAAATGTGCTCGACGAAAACGAAAATCAATATTCAGTTGAAGCAGCGGAGGGAGCAGCACTTGAACCAGGTGACACCGTAATTGTTTCAAATAACCTGAACCTGGCCCACGAATCGGAAGTGGAAATGGAATAA
- a CDS encoding 6-bladed beta-propeller, with protein sequence MKNKVKILIILFVIQLSCSTSDPNTGDIRKIALKETKDVQPVSSFVSDIDYIELKYQGEIQPGRIQNVKLLDNEIIVKQLYGGETSLLRFSKRGEFLNQIGKNRIQNLRDIISYNNDFAVWDEAGIKIFSKNGEFQRKIFNVNEPGSRFFYSTGKFYLFHETNAPGYITEYTTEGKKENVFHPLKAEFENEGNPSVIELGKDNFHLFSPINDTIYAFSDQQLLPQYVFDGRPYPTYIEILKRVDSKSESEKIKYIRNNQHWKVRTYLENDNFIFIDYSLGSYPSNIIIRKSDWQISYVKEFINDIDGGVWDDPCYLSDKNELYIPLTSYQISGHTIKNKKRHEFDEQKEKALQSDNPVLLVCKLK encoded by the coding sequence ATGAAAAATAAAGTAAAGATTTTAATAATATTATTTGTAATTCAACTTTCGTGTTCAACCAGCGACCCAAATACCGGAGATATAAGAAAAATAGCTTTGAAGGAAACAAAAGACGTTCAGCCTGTTTCAAGTTTTGTGTCAGACATTGATTATATCGAATTAAAGTATCAGGGCGAGATACAACCCGGCCGCATTCAGAACGTTAAACTTCTGGATAACGAGATTATTGTAAAACAGCTCTACGGCGGAGAAACGAGTCTTTTGAGGTTTTCCAAACGAGGTGAATTTTTGAATCAAATCGGAAAAAACAGAATTCAAAATCTACGTGACATTATAAGTTATAATAACGATTTCGCTGTTTGGGATGAAGCCGGTATTAAAATCTTTTCAAAAAACGGAGAATTTCAGCGAAAGATTTTTAATGTAAATGAACCCGGTAGCCGCTTTTTTTATTCCACAGGTAAATTTTATCTGTTTCATGAAACAAATGCCCCCGGCTACATAACCGAGTATACAACGGAGGGCAAAAAGGAAAATGTTTTTCATCCTTTGAAAGCAGAATTTGAAAATGAAGGAAACCCTTCGGTTATTGAACTGGGAAAAGACAATTTTCATTTGTTTTCGCCGATTAATGATACAATTTATGCTTTTTCAGACCAACAACTTTTACCCCAATATGTTTTTGACGGGAGACCGTATCCCACGTATATTGAGATTTTAAAAAGGGTAGATTCAAAATCAGAATCTGAAAAAATAAAATATATCAGAAACAACCAGCACTGGAAGGTTAGAACTTATCTGGAAAATGATAATTTTATTTTTATAGATTACAGTCTGGGGTCCTATCCGTCGAACATTATCATTCGAAAATCGGATTGGCAAATTTCTTATGTGAAAGAATTTATAAACGATATTGATGGAGGAGTGTGGGATGATCCCTGCTATCTTTCTGATAAAAATGAATTATATATTCCGCTTACATCGTACCAGATTTCGGGGCACACCATAAAAAATAAAAAACGACATGAATTTGATGAGCAGAAGGAAAAAGCCCTTCAAAGTGACAATCCGGTATTATTGGTTTGCAAGCTGAAATAA
- a CDS encoding efflux RND transporter permease subunit, with translation MVKFLIHRPIAVTMAFLALLLIGIATTTSLPVSLMPDIDIPVVSIRVSSSEMPARQLENTVVKTLRSQLKEVNHVEEMRSEARDGTAWVELRFRHGTPIDLASVEVNEKVDKAMNSFPENIRRPEVIRASASDIPVFYLMVNRKKELESGNTKEFLQLSNFASQVIRKRLEQLPEVALVDMSGLQYPEIKILPNNAYLQSGAFSVAALEQALQENNIDLGRLLIRDGQYQYNIRFNTRLRDVSDISKVPVNLNGKVVRLEEIAEINMQPQRLQGNIKFNAQNAVSMAVIKQSDAKMAELKKELEFLVERFREDYPDLEFSVTRDQSKLLEYSINNLGQSLLFGGLLAFLAMFLFLREKRAPWLIGVSIPVSLIIALLFFYLAGLSINIISLSGLVLGVGMMIDNSIIVIDNITQHRQRHSLLDRACNEGTNEIIRPLISSVLTTCAVFIPLIFMKGMSGALFFDQAIAVTIGLTVSLVVSITLLPTLYRIFYKKHADVDPKATYPVYYSWYEKGLKFVLRHQLLTLVLVIGMIGTAVVLYKALTVSRFPDVSQDEAVLKIDWNEPVTLEENNHRVTKLLAVLSEWPEYVVEEAGKQQYLLNTGEEAGTSETRLYIKTTSPSRLHLLSEEFSNYLENNYPESNFAFSETDNLFNLAFGKTDAPLIVKFAHFNPGEEGYIDGLAELQEKTETAFPGRVQSKLITRNLILLETDPEKLMYYQVDNDDLYREIKSAFNVNTVFTINDNNMFVPVSIGNNYASVYDIVQNITIQNANNEKIPLSGLVKVSSGAGLKAIVAGKDGEYFPVLLNIKDKEFKEATATFKNMVNNDDRFEVSFGGEIIADKGMLKELLVIIGVSLLLLYFILAAQFESFVLPVIVLLEVPIDLFGAFLFLMAFGAGINIMSAIGIIVMTGIIINDSILKIDTINKLMDSGFSLLRAVFEAGKRRLKPIIMTSLTTILAMLPFLFQKGMGAELQKPLALAIIGGMTIGTLVSLYFIPLMYYLLKKKKEAVRS, from the coding sequence ATGGTTAAATTTCTCATCCACCGGCCTATTGCAGTTACCATGGCTTTCCTTGCCTTGCTGTTAATTGGAATTGCAACAACAACAAGCCTTCCTGTTTCACTTATGCCCGATATCGATATCCCCGTTGTTTCTATTCGCGTTTCCTCCTCGGAAATGCCGGCGCGGCAGCTGGAAAATACCGTGGTAAAAACATTAAGAAGCCAGTTGAAAGAGGTAAATCACGTGGAAGAAATGAGAAGTGAAGCCCGCGATGGCACTGCCTGGGTCGAACTTCGTTTTCGTCACGGAACTCCGATTGATTTGGCATCGGTTGAAGTAAATGAAAAGGTGGATAAAGCGATGAACTCCTTTCCCGAGAACATCCGGCGACCCGAAGTTATCCGGGCCAGTGCATCCGATATTCCTGTTTTCTACCTGATGGTAAATCGCAAAAAAGAGCTGGAGAGCGGCAATACAAAAGAATTTTTACAACTTAGTAATTTTGCCAGTCAGGTTATTCGAAAACGCCTGGAACAGTTGCCCGAAGTGGCTTTGGTTGATATGAGCGGGTTGCAATACCCTGAAATAAAAATTCTTCCAAACAATGCATATCTGCAAAGCGGGGCTTTTTCGGTCGCTGCTCTCGAACAGGCCTTACAGGAAAATAACATCGATTTGGGACGCTTGCTAATCCGCGACGGGCAATACCAGTATAATATCCGTTTTAATACCCGGCTACGCGATGTTTCTGATATTTCCAAAGTTCCCGTCAACCTGAACGGAAAAGTTGTCCGGCTTGAAGAAATTGCAGAAATAAATATGCAGCCGCAACGCTTACAGGGCAATATTAAGTTTAATGCACAAAACGCCGTAAGTATGGCGGTAATAAAACAATCGGATGCGAAAATGGCGGAGTTAAAAAAGGAACTCGAATTTTTAGTGGAACGTTTCCGTGAAGATTATCCCGACCTTGAATTTTCTGTTACCCGCGACCAGTCAAAATTGTTGGAATATTCCATCAATAATTTAGGGCAAAGTTTACTGTTTGGCGGATTGCTGGCATTTTTGGCCATGTTTCTTTTTTTGCGCGAGAAACGTGCTCCCTGGCTGATTGGAGTGAGCATCCCGGTTTCTCTGATTATTGCTTTGTTGTTTTTCTATCTGGCCGGACTTTCGATAAATATTATTTCGCTTTCCGGTTTGGTACTTGGCGTGGGGATGATGATTGATAATTCCATTATCGTAATTGATAACATTACCCAGCACCGGCAACGGCATTCGCTGCTCGACCGCGCCTGCAATGAAGGAACAAATGAAATTATCCGCCCGCTGATAAGTTCAGTATTGACTACCTGTGCCGTTTTTATCCCTTTAATTTTTATGAAAGGAATGTCTGGCGCGTTATTTTTTGACCAGGCCATTGCAGTAACTATCGGACTTACAGTTTCGCTTGTTGTTTCAATAACACTTTTACCTACTTTGTACCGCATTTTTTATAAAAAACATGCCGATGTGGATCCTAAAGCCACTTACCCGGTATATTACAGTTGGTATGAAAAAGGATTAAAGTTTGTATTGCGGCACCAGCTTTTAACGCTTGTTTTGGTGATTGGAATGATAGGAACCGCTGTTGTTTTATACAAAGCGCTGACTGTTTCCCGTTTTCCCGATGTAAGTCAGGATGAAGCGGTTTTAAAAATCGACTGGAACGAGCCCGTTACTCTGGAAGAAAACAACCATCGTGTTACAAAACTGCTGGCTGTGTTATCCGAATGGCCTGAGTATGTTGTGGAGGAGGCCGGAAAGCAGCAGTATTTGTTAAATACTGGTGAAGAAGCAGGTACTTCAGAAACCCGTTTATACATAAAAACAACTTCTCCATCCAGGTTACATCTGCTGAGTGAAGAGTTTAGCAACTATCTGGAAAATAACTACCCCGAAAGTAATTTTGCTTTTTCGGAAACCGATAACCTGTTTAACCTGGCGTTTGGAAAAACGGACGCACCTCTGATAGTTAAATTTGCCCATTTTAATCCCGGAGAAGAAGGGTATATTGACGGATTAGCTGAATTACAGGAAAAAACAGAGACGGCTTTCCCGGGCAGGGTGCAGTCGAAGCTCATTACCCGAAATTTGATTTTACTGGAGACCGACCCCGAAAAACTGATGTATTACCAGGTGGATAATGACGATTTGTACCGCGAAATAAAAAGCGCTTTTAATGTGAATACGGTTTTTACCATCAACGACAATAACATGTTCGTTCCTGTAAGTATCGGGAATAATTATGCCTCGGTATACGATATTGTTCAGAACATTACCATTCAAAATGCAAACAACGAAAAAATACCTTTATCCGGGTTGGTGAAAGTAAGTTCAGGGGCAGGATTAAAAGCGATTGTGGCCGGAAAGGATGGAGAATATTTTCCGGTGCTGCTTAATATAAAAGACAAAGAGTTTAAAGAAGCCACAGCAACATTTAAAAACATGGTAAACAACGACGACCGTTTCGAAGTGAGTTTTGGTGGCGAAATCATTGCCGATAAAGGAATGTTGAAAGAACTGCTTGTAATTATTGGCGTAAGTTTATTGTTGCTTTATTTTATTTTGGCTGCGCAGTTTGAGTCATTTGTTTTGCCTGTTATTGTTTTGCTTGAGGTTCCCATCGATTTGTTTGGCGCCTTTCTTTTTCTGATGGCTTTTGGCGCCGGAATTAATATTATGTCAGCCATTGGAATAATTGTGATGACCGGGATTATCATTAACGATTCTATTCTTAAAATAGATACCATAAACAAATTGATGGACAGTGGCTTTTCCTTGTTGCGTGCGGTTTTTGAAGCCGGTAAACGACGCCTGAAACCGATTATCATGACCAGTTTAACAACCATCCTGGCCATGTTGCCGTTCCTTTTTCAAAAAGGAATGGGAGCGGAGCTCCAAAAGCCACTCGCACTGGCTATTATTGGCGGAATGACGATTGGGACATTGGTGAGTTTGTATTTTATCCCGCTCATGTACTATTTGTTGAAAAAGAAAAAAGAAGCCGTTCGCAGCTGA
- a CDS encoding 6-bladed beta-propeller yields the protein MKNLIPFLSLLFLLGCNSKVKTPQEKKKTVEPVDKIEYPQIINIGKDFKNSKELRLSEIADDIEYIKLEKTPESLVGGGNPGWYVTSEYIFVYSQNKLLQFDRLGKFIKQFGRNGRGPGEFQSMKGMVADESKNILYVIANFKHVVLMYDLITGEFLGNFPVNDYLGAAIMNRPIQMLGKDTFIVLTHPFAKFKPDYSIFEIIDNKGNVLNKRKSSLFSFQADKNVRRIPNGNNQIWFFNNQFRFYEGLNDTVYNFKDFKLEPVYIFDLGKYKGPFEEMTTKFFKEIPGYILLVSFWETQKYLLFGFLYNGKSQRGFYDKTEGKFYRLTPAEDIQEGIINDIDGGLSFWPSHSVEHSDREWIYWFDAIELKQKLTEEYLGISEAKYLGKKENLKRFMKGLLVDDNPIIFEVKLKE from the coding sequence ATGAAAAATTTAATCCCCTTTTTATCGTTACTTTTTTTATTGGGGTGTAACTCAAAGGTTAAAACACCACAGGAGAAAAAAAAGACTGTAGAACCGGTTGATAAAATAGAATATCCGCAAATTATAAATATTGGGAAAGATTTTAAAAATTCAAAAGAACTTCGACTAAGCGAAATTGCCGATGATATTGAATATATAAAACTGGAAAAGACGCCTGAATCATTGGTGGGAGGGGGGAATCCCGGTTGGTATGTAACAAGCGAATATATTTTTGTTTACAGCCAGAACAAACTTCTTCAGTTTGACAGATTGGGAAAATTCATTAAACAATTCGGGAGAAACGGAAGAGGTCCTGGAGAATTTCAGTCCATGAAAGGAATGGTAGCGGACGAGTCTAAAAATATTCTTTATGTCATTGCAAATTTTAAACATGTAGTTTTAATGTATGATTTAATTACCGGTGAATTTTTAGGTAATTTTCCTGTTAACGATTATCTGGGTGCTGCAATTATGAATCGTCCCATTCAAATGCTTGGAAAAGATACATTTATTGTCTTAACACATCCTTTCGCCAAATTTAAACCTGATTATTCAATTTTTGAAATTATTGATAACAAGGGAAACGTTTTAAACAAAAGGAAAAGCTCTCTTTTTAGTTTTCAGGCTGATAAAAATGTTCGAAGGATTCCGAACGGGAACAACCAAATCTGGTTTTTCAATAATCAATTTCGATTTTATGAAGGATTGAATGATACAGTCTACAACTTCAAAGATTTTAAGTTGGAGCCTGTTTATATTTTTGATTTAGGCAAATATAAAGGTCCGTTTGAAGAAATGACCACCAAATTTTTCAAGGAAATTCCAGGCTATATTCTATTAGTAAGTTTTTGGGAAACGCAAAAATATCTGTTGTTTGGCTTTTTATATAATGGAAAATCACAACGGGGATTTTATGACAAAACAGAAGGTAAATTTTACCGCTTAACTCCTGCTGAAGATATACAAGAGGGAATAATTAATGATATTGACGGGGGGCTGTCATTTTGGCCCTCGCATTCTGTTGAGCATAGTGACAGAGAATGGATATATTGGTTCGATGCCATTGAGTTAAAACAAAAACTTACTGAAGAATATCTGGGGATATCTGAAGCAAAATACTTGGGCAAAAAGGAAAATTTAAAAAGGTTTATGAAAGGACTATTAGTTGATGATAACCCCATTATATTTGAAGTTAAGTTAAAAGAATAA
- a CDS encoding 6-bladed beta-propeller, whose translation MRAQNATSVLKFFSFVFVIIFSGCQSNSIKNNTEQSEGKLSEKVPAQSIEIDPRKFENKELSLADFAGDIKYIPLSNKLQIGSVQVLRLTANAVYIIYNSSGGGEGNGHPQLFRFDKNGKNPVEIGSVGRGPREYLSGNYFAVDEPGNRIYISGKINTVLVFDTLGNYVRQFKFQNTDQRFAQLEYLDKNKLFVPAQKRGAGGPYLWSIIDTFGNTVSSKPNTTPPFETRLGPRSGTFIFQDKISYWVDYNDTIFQIAPDFSYRASYIITPGEHKVIHQDLPFSPDLPEKLLEFYSPHVFWETNKYLISRYNFKGKFAYVFIDKNTHNTSVSSFEWERGKRGGIPNNFDGGMDFSPETCFTDNGKEYLAGYIQPYELKIYVASDEFKMTTPKFPEKKKELERLANTLDENDNPILMLVKLKK comes from the coding sequence ATGAGGGCTCAAAATGCGACTTCAGTTTTAAAATTCTTTAGCTTTGTTTTTGTTATTATTTTTTCGGGATGTCAGTCAAATTCAATAAAAAATAATACTGAACAGTCTGAGGGTAAGCTTTCAGAAAAAGTGCCCGCGCAATCCATAGAAATCGATCCCCGTAAATTTGAAAACAAGGAATTAAGCTTAGCTGATTTTGCTGGCGATATAAAATATATACCGCTATCCAATAAATTGCAAATCGGGTCTGTTCAGGTTTTACGGCTTACTGCCAATGCTGTTTATATAATTTATAATAGTAGCGGTGGTGGCGAAGGCAACGGGCATCCTCAATTGTTCAGGTTCGATAAAAATGGCAAAAATCCGGTTGAGATTGGAAGCGTAGGCAGAGGTCCCCGGGAATATTTGTCCGGTAATTATTTCGCGGTTGACGAACCGGGTAACCGAATTTATATAAGTGGTAAAATAAATACAGTTCTTGTTTTCGATACATTGGGTAATTATGTTCGTCAATTCAAATTTCAGAATACGGATCAAAGATTTGCCCAACTGGAATATTTGGATAAAAATAAATTATTTGTGCCCGCTCAAAAACGTGGCGCAGGTGGCCCGTATTTATGGTCGATTATCGATACTTTTGGGAATACCGTTTCGAGTAAACCAAACACAACCCCTCCATTCGAAACACGCTTGGGACCGCGTTCGGGGACTTTTATTTTTCAGGATAAAATTTCGTATTGGGTAGATTACAACGATACCATTTTCCAAATAGCCCCCGATTTTAGTTATCGTGCTTCCTATATTATCACTCCGGGAGAACACAAGGTAATACATCAGGATTTGCCCTTTTCTCCCGATTTACCCGAGAAACTTTTGGAGTTCTATTCTCCTCATGTTTTTTGGGAAACCAATAAATATTTAATAAGCCGCTACAATTTCAAAGGAAAATTTGCCTATGTTTTTATCGATAAAAACACACATAACACCTCTGTTAGCTCCTTCGAATGGGAAAGAGGAAAGAGAGGAGGGATCCCCAATAATTTTGACGGCGGAATGGATTTTAGTCCTGAAACCTGTTTTACTGATAACGGCAAAGAATACCTGGCAGGATATATTCAGCCTTACGAACTTAAAATTTATGTCGCTTCCGATGAATTTAAAATGACCACCCCAAAATTTCCGGAAAAGAAAAAAGAACTGGAAAGACTAGCCAATACTTTGGATGAAAATGATAATCCAATTTTGATGCTTGTAAAATTGAAAAAGTGA
- a CDS encoding 6-bladed beta-propeller codes for MKKLVKIKWIKILRNEMIPLKVFMKLLKLSLIFVIILGQSCDSKKNTFKKDPNAYYSGIEKAGAFDVVVCDISKITKKVKLPISKLIDNCELVYLKTPDILPELRRYDVSENFICVAGEGEPVKLFKRNGTFITDIGKIGRGPGEYGFTPNQIIIEEESNSIFLIPAFGVDKIHHFDLEGNFVESITLLYKSPKAQVQIKSDTITVISMVFDDQTPIAYQQSFDGKIIQRLPIIKNLISKPNFDNEIISTFNTNSLDFQIASEDTLFHYNVTNNILEPQLVFMPIQNSIKPIIYEFPNYYYASGRYKKGGNKYERWDVIINRENLETVFCDEIVNDFYGGITNRLFGCRNGRYIASKPAIKLINEITQILKENEIDNQMKQKLKEILDHTQENDNDVLFIGKLKK; via the coding sequence ATGAAAAAATTAGTAAAGATTAAATGGATTAAAATCTTAAGAAATGAAATGATCCCGTTGAAAGTATTTATGAAATTGCTAAAATTGAGTTTGATATTTGTAATAATTCTCGGACAATCATGTGATAGCAAGAAAAATACTTTCAAAAAAGACCCAAATGCCTATTATTCAGGAATAGAAAAAGCAGGAGCATTTGATGTGGTGGTCTGCGATATAAGCAAAATAACTAAAAAAGTTAAACTCCCAATTAGTAAGTTGATCGACAATTGCGAACTGGTATATCTTAAAACGCCGGATATTTTACCTGAATTACGTCGCTACGATGTTTCTGAAAATTTTATATGTGTTGCAGGCGAAGGAGAACCTGTAAAATTATTCAAACGAAACGGTACCTTTATTACGGATATTGGCAAAATTGGCCGCGGCCCGGGAGAGTATGGCTTTACCCCAAACCAAATAATTATTGAAGAAGAAAGTAATAGTATTTTTCTAATTCCCGCATTCGGAGTAGATAAAATACATCACTTTGATTTGGAAGGAAATTTTGTTGAAAGTATTACTTTATTATATAAATCACCAAAAGCTCAGGTCCAAATTAAAAGTGATACCATAACTGTCATTTCGATGGTTTTTGATGACCAAACACCAATCGCTTATCAGCAATCTTTCGATGGTAAAATAATACAACGCCTTCCGATTATTAAAAATTTAATTTCTAAACCTAATTTTGATAATGAAATAATCTCAACGTTTAATACCAATAGTTTAGATTTTCAAATTGCATCTGAAGATACGCTGTTCCATTATAATGTTACCAACAATATTTTGGAACCTCAGTTGGTTTTTATGCCGATTCAAAATAGTATTAAACCGATTATATATGAGTTCCCGAATTATTACTATGCAAGTGGTCGTTATAAAAAAGGGGGTAATAAATACGAGCGCTGGGATGTAATCATTAATCGGGAAAATTTAGAAACTGTCTTTTGTGATGAAATAGTTAATGACTTTTATGGCGGAATAACAAATAGATTATTTGGGTGTCGTAATGGACGATATATTGCATCAAAACCGGCAATTAAACTGATAAATGAAATTACTCAGATTTTGAAAGAAAATGAGATAGATAATCAAATGAAACAAAAGTTAAAGGAAATATTAGACCACACACAAGAAAATGACAATGATGTTTTATTTATTGGGAAACTAAAAAAGTGA